The Paroceanicella profunda genome segment CGTGTAATCGTTCACCGCCGTGAGGCGGGCCTTGGTTGCGGTGCCGCGGCCGATCAGCCCGATCACGTCCCGCGCGAGGGGGCCGGTGAATTCCGTGACCCCGTCGACGAATTCATTGCTCGTGTTCACGGACACCTGGGGCATGTCGAGCAGCGCCTGTTCGTCCAGCGCCACGGTGTTCGGCCCCGCCGGCAGGCTGGCATTGGACAAGGTGAGCATCGGCGTCCCGGCCGAAGCGGTTCCCCCCGCGGCACCGGCCAGGACGGCGGCAAGCACAGCAACCCGGAGGACGATGCGCAGAGCGGGAAGGAATCCGTTTTTCATTGAGTGTCTCCTGTGCCTCGCTTCGTCCAAGCAAGAACCGCGCCTGCCCTCTCCCTGCAAATGGAGGATGGAACATTGCAAAATGCAACATTTGACTTCCCGCCTTCGCAGAATGCAATGCAATCTGGCGGTTGCGCGACAGGTCCTTCCGAGCGCGCCCCATACGACGGACCCGCCACGCATCGGCAGTGGCGGGTCCGGGTAAATATCGGGTAAGCGGCGGCGGCCTGCTGGTCAGCGTGCCGGGTAGCCGATCTCCGAGAGGTTGGAGCGGATCTCGTCCAGCACGGCCGGGTCGTCGATGGTCGCGGGCGTGCGGAACGCCTCGCCGTTCGCGATGCGCACCATGGTGGCGCGCAGGATCTTGCCCGAGCGCGTCTTGGGCAGGCGTTCGACCACCACGGTGAGCTTGAAGGCCGCCACCGGGCCGATCTGGTCGCGCACCATGGCAATGCACTCGCGGATGACCTCGGAATGCTCGCGGTTGCAGCCGCGGTTGAGGCAGACGAAGCCCATGGGAAGCTGGCCCTTCAGCGCATCGGCGATGCCGATCACCGCGCATTCCGCCACGTCGGGATGCGCGGCCAGCACCTCCTCCATCGCGCCGGTGGACAGCCGGTGCCCGGCCACGTTGATCACGTCATCGGTGCGGGCCATGATGTAGATGTAGCCCTCCTCGTCGACATAGCCCGCATCACCGGTCTCGTAGTACCCGGGGAAATGGCTGAGGTAGGATTTCACGAAACGCTCCTCGGCGTTCCACAGGGTGGAGAGCGTGCCCGGCGGCAGCGGCAGCTTCACCGCCACGGCGCCCAGCGTGCCGCGGGGCACCTCGTGGCCGCCCTCGTCGAGAATGCGGATGTCGTAGCCCGGCATGGCCACGGTGGGCGAGCCGAGCTTCACCGGCAGCGCCTCGATGCCCATCGGGTTCGCGGCGATGGCCCAGCCGGTCTCGGTCTGCCACCAGTGGTCGATCACCGGCACGCCGAGCACCTTCGCCGCCCATTCAATGGTGTCCGGGTCGGCGCGCTCGCCGGCGAGGAACAGCGCCTGCAGGCAGGAGGTGTCGTAGCCCGCGATCATCTCGCCCTTCGGGTCCTCGCGCTTGATGGCGCGGAAGGCGGTGGGGGCGGTGAAGAAGGCCCGCACGCCGTGATCGCGGATCACCCGCCAGAAGGTGGCGGCATCGGGCGTGCCCACGGGCTTGCCCTCGAAGACCACCGTGGTGCAGCCCATCAGCAGCGGCCCGTAGCAGATGTAGCTGTGCCCCACCACCCAGCCCACGTCGGACGCGGCCCAGAACACGTCGCCCGGCCGCATTCCGTAGATGTTCTCCATGCTCCAGTGCAGGGCCACCATGTGGCCGCCGGAGGGGCGCACCACGCCCTTGGGCTGGCCGGTGGTGCCGGAGGTGTAGAGCACGTAGAGCGGGTCGGTCGCGGCCACGGGCACGCAAGGCGCGGGTGCTGCACCGGCCACGAAATCGGCCCAGGCGATGTCGCGGCCGGGGGTGAGCGCCACCTGCGCCTGCGGCCGCTCCAGGATCACGCAAAACTCCGGGGCGTGGCGCGCCTGGGAGATGGCGTCCTCGAGCAGCGGGCCGTAGGGCACCACGCGGCCCGGCTCGATGCCGCAGGAGGCGGAGAGGATGGCCTTCGGGGTGAAATCGTCGATCCGCACCGCCAGCTCATGCGCCGCGAACCCGCCGAACACCACCGAATGCACCGCGCCGAGGCGCGCGCAGGCCAGCATCGCCTCCAGCGCCTCGGGCACCATGGGCATGTAGATGATCACCCGGTCGCCCCGGCCGATGCCGCGCGCGGCGAGCGCGCCGGCGAGGCGGGCCACGCGGTCGCGCAGCTCGGCATAGGTGATGCGGCTCACGCTGTCGGTGACCGGGCTGTCATGGATGATGGCGATGCGTTCGCCGTGCCCCGCCTCCACATGCCGGTCCACCGCGTTCCAGCAGGTGTTGGCCTCGGCGCCCGGGTACCAGGCGTAGAGGGGCGCGCGGCTGTCGTCGAGCGCGCGCGTCGGCGGCACGCTCCAGTCGATCCGCGCGGCCTCGCGCAGCCAGAATCCTTCCGGGTCCGCCTTCCAGGCGTCATGGACGGCCTTGTAGCTCATCGTCTGTCTTCCTCCCTGTCTCCGCGGACCGGACGGGACCGGTCCGCGACATCGATGCAGGTTTCGGCCGCGCCCTCTCTTTCCGGGGCGTCGGCCAGTGCTTGTCGGCCAGTGTCCGCCGACCCGTATCAGCCGGCCCGTCGCATCGGGCCGGTATCCTCCGGCCCGATGCGGACCGGCAGCGCCCGGCGCTCAGCCGTAGTGCTGCACCGGGGTTCCGGCCAGCGCGGCGATGTTGATGAGCCCGCGCGTGGTGATCGAGGAGGTCACGATATGCGCCTTGTTGCCCATGCCCATCAGGATCGGGCCCACTTCCAGCCCGCCGGCCAGCATCTTGAGCACGTTGCGTGAGGCGCTGGCGGCATCGGCATTGGCGAAGACCAGCACGTTCGCCGCCCCCTCCAGCCGGGAGTTCGGGAAGATCCGCTCCCGCAGGGTGGGGTCGAGCGCGGTGTCGGAATGCATCTCGCCCTCGTACATGAAGTTGCGCGGCTCGGCGTCCAGGATGGCGAGCGCCTCGCGCATGCGCGGGCCGGTGCCGGTGTCGAGGTTGCCGAACTGGGAGTGCGAGCACAGCGCGATCTTCGGTTCCAGCCCGAAGCGGCGCACGTGGCGCGCCGCGGCGATGGTGATCTCGGCGATCTGCGCTGCCGTGGGCTCCGGGTTCACGTGCGTGTCGGCGATGAAATAGGCCCCGCTCTCCAGCAGCACCAGCGAGAGCGCACCGATCTGGGTGAGCCCGTCGCGGCCCAGCACGTCGTCGATGTAGCGCAGGTGCCACAGGTACTGGCCGAAGGTGCCGCAGATCATGCTGTCCGCGTCGCCGCGGTGCACGGCCACCGCGGCGATGGCGGTGGTGTTGGTGCGCATGATCGCCTGGGCCAGCGCCGGCGTCACGCCGCGGCGCTGCATCAGGTTGAAGTAGGTCTCCCAGTAGGTGCGGTAGCGCGGGTCGTCCTGGGGGTTCATGATCTCGAAGTCGCGGCCCGGGCGCACGGTGAGGCCAAAGCGCTCGCAGCGGCTTTCCATCACGTCCGGCCGGCCGACGAGAATCGGCGTGTCCACGCCCTCCTCCAGCAGCGCCTGGGTGGCGCGCAGGATGCGCTCGTCCTCGCCCTCGGCGAAGATGATCCGGCGCGTGGCGGTGCGCGCCG includes the following:
- a CDS encoding molybdopterin-dependent oxidoreductase, encoding MKNGFLPALRIVLRVAVLAAVLAGAAGGTASAGTPMLTLSNASLPAGPNTVALDEQALLDMPQVSVNTSNEFVDGVTEFTGPLARDVIGLIGRGTATKARLTAVNDYTVELDLAEFEKYDVIFALAMNGERLSLRDKGPIWVIYPMDDYAELQDPSYNNRLIWQLVKVELK
- a CDS encoding propionyl-CoA synthetase, yielding MSYKAVHDAWKADPEGFWLREAARIDWSVPPTRALDDSRAPLYAWYPGAEANTCWNAVDRHVEAGHGERIAIIHDSPVTDSVSRITYAELRDRVARLAGALAARGIGRGDRVIIYMPMVPEALEAMLACARLGAVHSVVFGGFAAHELAVRIDDFTPKAILSASCGIEPGRVVPYGPLLEDAISQARHAPEFCVILERPQAQVALTPGRDIAWADFVAGAAPAPCVPVAATDPLYVLYTSGTTGQPKGVVRPSGGHMVALHWSMENIYGMRPGDVFWAASDVGWVVGHSYICYGPLLMGCTTVVFEGKPVGTPDAATFWRVIRDHGVRAFFTAPTAFRAIKREDPKGEMIAGYDTSCLQALFLAGERADPDTIEWAAKVLGVPVIDHWWQTETGWAIAANPMGIEALPVKLGSPTVAMPGYDIRILDEGGHEVPRGTLGAVAVKLPLPPGTLSTLWNAEERFVKSYLSHFPGYYETGDAGYVDEEGYIYIMARTDDVINVAGHRLSTGAMEEVLAAHPDVAECAVIGIADALKGQLPMGFVCLNRGCNREHSEVIRECIAMVRDQIGPVAAFKLTVVVERLPKTRSGKILRATMVRIANGEAFRTPATIDDPAVLDEIRSNLSEIGYPAR